In Excalfactoria chinensis isolate bCotChi1 chromosome 5, bCotChi1.hap2, whole genome shotgun sequence, a single genomic region encodes these proteins:
- the LOC140253039 gene encoding uncharacterized protein, whose amino-acid sequence MGLLLLLLLVTVPTMPGSGAELCGEDEYLHDNICCELCPAGTYVAQHCDSPHSRGNCASCTEGRDYTAHANGLEACLLCRQCKDDQLTSRTCTVTSDTECQCKQGYFCPAEGCEICQRCGEMCPEGKQIVQTCNATMDLGCGLPDQGNSYLTWTTIIVLVALVSTVLLVFYTRRRCKSDKATLYDKAERGLAYEDNMLLPEVKIIENNKSHPEGENSGESPEGQACDDVNSEGKNISPEENSAVSYERGTVPQKKLWCQTRECWKRIKNCSSSTKNRCNPTFQSNAQCNVRDIRMPAYCMVQKQKYQISVKDLSQKELRDCFLAFINEVPVKKWRKLMRTHLEENDIDRIKYNWPNDIEEQSYQMLLIWKNTLGEKQSVIKLLDELWDIDTRAYANIVHTLTSNNIISKKEVTASHFH is encoded by the exons ATGGGACTGCTCCTGTTGTTGCTGCTG GTTACGGTGCCGACAATGCCCGGAAGCGGCGCAGAGCTCTGCGGAGAGGACGAGTACTTACATGATAACATTTGCTGCGAGCTGTGCCCGGCAG GTACTTACGTTGCTCAACACTGCGATAGTCCACATTCAAGAGGAAACTGTGCCTCTTGCACTGAAGGACGCGATTACACTGCCCACGCCAATGGCTTGGAAGCATGCTTGCTGTGCAGACAGTGCAAAGATG ACCAGCTAACTTCGAGAACCTGTACTGTGACCAGTGACACTGAATGCCAGTGCAAACAGGGGTACTTCTGCCCTGCTGAAGGCTGTGAAATATGTCAGAGATGTGGTGAAAT GTGTCCAGAAGGGAAACAAATTGTGCAGACTTGCAATGCTACAATGGACCTAGGATGTGGCTTACCTGATCAAG gAAATAGTTATCTTACTTGGACGACTATCATAGTTTTGGTTGCTCTTGTTTCTACTGTCTTGCTTGTGTTCTACACAAGAAGGAGGTGTAAGAGCGATAAAG ctaCCTTATATGACAAAGCAGAGAGAGGACTG gcGTACGAAGATAATATGCTTTTACCAGAAGTAAAgataattgaaaataataaatccCATCCAGAGGGTGAAAACTCTGGTGAGAGCCCAGAGGGCCAAGCGTGCGATGATGTtaattcagaagggaaaaacataTCTCCAGAGGAAAACAGTGCTGTGTCTTATGAGAGAGGCACCGTCCCACAGAAGAAGCTGTGGTGCCAAACACGAGAATGCTGGAAGAGGATCAAAAACTGTTCATCATCTACAAAAAATAGGTGTAATCCTACTTTTCAATCAAATGCCCAGTGTAATGTAAGGGACATTAGGATGCCAGCATACTGTATG GTACAAAAGCAAAAGTATCAAATAAGTGTTAAAGATCTCTCTCAAAAAG aaCTGAGAGATTGCTTTTTGGCTTTTATAAATGAAGTACCGGTGAAAAAATGGAGGAAGCTTATGAGAACTCATCTGGAGGAAAATGATATTGATAGAATTAAGTATAACTGGCCTAATGATATAGAGGAGCAATCTTATCAGATGCTTCTTATCTGGAAAAACACACTGGGGGAGAAACAATCTGTTATTAAGTTATTGGATGAGCTATGGGATATAGATACTAGGGCTTACGCTAATATAGTCCACACTTTAACAAGTAATAACATTATAAGTAAAAAGGAAGTTACAGCTTCACATTTTCACTGA